From Polynucleobacter sp. MWH-Braz-FAM2G, a single genomic window includes:
- a CDS encoding LysR family transcriptional regulator yields MTHSYNYRHLYYFWVVAKEGSMSKAADRLNMAIQTISSQVHELEKSLGYMLFKPAGRGITLTESGFAALEIADQIFSIGEKLPEAVRDAAKSPKMKLTIGVSDGLPKLVTRQLLEPILKHKDVQLIAHEGEFDDLLADLALHRLDIILADRPAPSNKNLHVYSEELTKTMVAWYAPKQLIKKAKGKFPQCLNELPILMPTSHSTVRQLIDQWLVKHDITPNIVGEFEDSALLKTFAASGLGIFPAGKLIENDLKVTYGIELMGVCDGIYEYFYAIRHDKKIQHPLVQAIIEQQ; encoded by the coding sequence ATGACTCATTCCTACAACTACCGTCATCTTTATTATTTCTGGGTGGTCGCCAAAGAAGGCAGTATGTCTAAAGCAGCTGACAGACTGAATATGGCAATCCAAACCATCAGCTCACAAGTGCATGAATTAGAAAAATCACTGGGCTATATGCTTTTTAAACCGGCTGGAAGAGGTATTACTCTCACCGAATCAGGGTTTGCGGCACTAGAAATAGCAGATCAGATTTTCTCCATTGGTGAGAAGCTACCAGAAGCCGTTCGAGATGCAGCAAAATCTCCAAAAATGAAACTTACCATTGGTGTTTCTGATGGGCTGCCAAAGCTAGTTACTAGACAATTACTAGAACCCATTCTGAAACACAAGGATGTGCAACTCATTGCTCACGAAGGTGAGTTTGATGATTTATTAGCAGACCTTGCCTTGCATCGTCTTGACATCATCTTGGCTGACCGTCCGGCGCCTAGCAATAAGAATCTCCATGTTTATAGCGAAGAATTAACCAAAACAATGGTTGCTTGGTACGCGCCAAAACAGTTAATTAAAAAAGCAAAGGGGAAATTTCCCCAATGTCTTAATGAGCTTCCCATCTTAATGCCCACATCACACTCCACTGTTCGCCAATTAATTGACCAGTGGCTAGTAAAGCATGACATCACCCCCAATATTGTTGGGGAGTTTGAAGATAGCGCCCTGCTAAAAACCTTTGCTGCCAGCGGACTTGGAATATTTCCTGCTGGCAAGCTCATTGAAAACGACTTGAAGGTTACCTATGGTATTGAGTTAATGGGAGTCTGCGATGGAATTTATGAATATTTCTACGCCATTCGCCATGACAAAAAGATTCAGCACCCCCTAGTTCAAGCAATTATTGAGCAGCAATAG
- a CDS encoding sodium-dependent bicarbonate transport family permease, which yields MTNFLDPAILFFIFGVFAGSVKSNLEIPPQISRFLSLYLLMALGLKGGFALHKSGFTTEIALSLGLAVFLAILIPAIAYSILRRKLSAFDAAAIAATYGSVSAVTFITATQYLDQFDIAYGGHMAAAMALMESPAIIIAIVLANKARTFMNADTSTPHPSAGISKILHESFTDGAQLLLLGSMVVALISGDSGHKLMAPFSIDLFKGMLSFFLLDMGLMAARNFKGLRGKPPITLLYAIGSPLSHALLALALCKLIGLPLGNTILLMVLASSASYIAVPAVLRHALPEVNPALYMGMSLGITFPFNIIFGIPLYTIIASYFFSAA from the coding sequence ATGACTAATTTCCTTGATCCTGCGATTCTATTTTTTATCTTTGGAGTATTTGCAGGATCTGTGAAGTCTAACCTTGAAATCCCACCTCAGATTTCTCGCTTTCTTTCACTCTATTTATTAATGGCCCTCGGACTCAAGGGCGGCTTCGCGCTTCACAAGTCTGGATTTACTACCGAAATTGCCCTCTCTTTAGGATTGGCAGTTTTTTTAGCCATCCTCATACCAGCAATAGCGTATTCAATATTAAGAAGAAAACTCAGCGCATTCGATGCTGCTGCGATTGCAGCAACATACGGATCAGTAAGCGCAGTGACTTTTATTACGGCCACTCAATATTTAGATCAATTTGATATTGCTTATGGTGGACACATGGCAGCTGCAATGGCCCTCATGGAATCACCAGCTATCATCATTGCCATCGTTCTAGCCAACAAAGCGAGGACCTTCATGAATGCTGACACCTCAACCCCACATCCATCAGCTGGCATTTCTAAAATACTACATGAATCTTTTACAGATGGAGCTCAACTTCTCCTACTGGGATCCATGGTAGTTGCCTTAATCAGTGGAGACTCTGGACATAAGTTAATGGCCCCATTCTCAATTGATTTATTCAAGGGCATGTTGTCTTTTTTCCTCTTAGATATGGGGTTAATGGCCGCTAGAAACTTCAAAGGCCTCAGGGGAAAGCCCCCTATTACTCTTCTGTATGCAATAGGTTCACCGCTGTCACATGCCCTACTGGCCCTTGCTCTTTGCAAGCTTATTGGACTTCCACTTGGTAACACCATTTTGTTAATGGTCCTCGCATCTAGCGCTTCTTATATTGCTGTGCCAGCAGTACTGCGCCATGCTCTACCTGAAGTGAATCCCGCCTTATACATGGGAATGTCCTTGGGAATTACATTTCCATTCAACATTATTTTCGGGATTCCGCTATACACCATTATTGCTTCCTATTTTTTTAGTGCCGCTTAA
- a CDS encoding DUF6671 family protein, protein MGIFTGRSVSLLTKHGKERIISPILSSETGCLVSHTDAYDTDLLGTFTQETPRYGTQIDAARKKAMIGMDLQKLDLGLANEGSFINDPYTGVIPWNNELVLLADQKNQLEITGFSSAPAQSSNAYIHQWEELMKFAESALFPSHYLVIKPTDEYHPQSIKGIKDISELKDAFDWAKNLSLKGLVYVENDLRAFANPTRMENIQKATLDLAKKMNSLCPQCKTPGFWIRDIKRGLPCNRCGLATDEEIAKIWGCLKCDHEVTEGMKVFKFADPSKCNHCNP, encoded by the coding sequence ATGGGTATTTTTACTGGACGATCAGTTAGCCTCCTAACAAAGCATGGTAAAGAGCGGATTATTTCTCCAATTCTCAGCTCAGAAACAGGTTGTCTTGTAAGTCACACTGATGCGTATGACACAGATCTGCTGGGTACGTTTACGCAAGAAACACCTAGGTACGGCACTCAAATAGATGCTGCTCGCAAGAAAGCCATGATTGGCATGGATCTTCAAAAGCTTGACTTAGGCTTAGCCAATGAGGGTTCTTTCATCAATGACCCTTATACGGGAGTAATACCTTGGAATAACGAATTGGTTTTATTAGCAGATCAAAAGAATCAACTAGAAATTACAGGCTTTTCTAGTGCTCCGGCACAAAGCTCTAACGCATACATTCATCAATGGGAAGAGTTGATGAAGTTCGCAGAATCTGCGCTCTTCCCATCGCATTATTTAGTTATAAAGCCAACAGATGAATATCATCCCCAATCCATCAAGGGGATTAAAGATATTTCTGAGCTAAAAGATGCTTTTGATTGGGCTAAAAACTTATCCTTAAAAGGCTTGGTCTATGTGGAGAATGATTTACGCGCATTTGCCAACCCCACACGAATGGAAAACATCCAAAAAGCCACATTAGATCTTGCAAAGAAAATGAATTCCTTGTGCCCTCAATGCAAAACACCAGGATTTTGGATTAGAGATATCAAACGTGGTCTGCCATGCAACCGATGTGGTCTTGCAACAGATGAAGAAATTGCCAAAATTTGGGGATGTCTAAAATGTGATCACGAAGTCACTGAGGGCATGAAAGTTTTCAAATTTGCTGACCCCTCTAAGTGCAATCACTGTAACCCCTGA
- a CDS encoding multidrug efflux SMR transporter → MAWLILGFAIITEVIATTALKYTEGFTKMVPTAVSLLGYGLSFFALSRILNQIPLAIAYAIWSGAGISLVGIIGWLWLGQKLDAGALIGIGLIITGVIVINLFSTSISH, encoded by the coding sequence ATGGCCTGGCTTATTTTAGGATTTGCGATTATTACCGAGGTGATAGCGACAACTGCTTTGAAGTACACCGAAGGTTTTACCAAGATGGTCCCAACAGCGGTTTCGTTGCTAGGTTATGGATTATCTTTCTTTGCCCTCTCTAGAATCTTGAATCAGATTCCTTTGGCTATTGCCTACGCCATATGGTCAGGCGCAGGAATATCCCTTGTTGGCATCATTGGTTGGTTATGGCTTGGTCAAAAACTAGACGCAGGTGCTCTCATTGGAATTGGGCTGATCATCACTGGCGTGATTGTTATCAATCTTTTTTCTACATCCATCTCACATTGA
- a CDS encoding glutathione S-transferase: MLPILYSYRRCPYAMRARMALHYSGTQVEHREIELRNKPKSMLLVSPKGTVPVLCVEDLVLDESLDIMHWALDQCDPQGWRNVDKSIAQDWIEKNDGPFKVLLDQYKYPERNPQLNQEEILQKVCTLMLEPMEHALKANKYLLGNKISWVDIAIFPFIRQFSMVNPMRFEELKLPAIKKWLRQHLDSELFDAVMQKYPVWRGEMAPIHR; this comes from the coding sequence ATGCTGCCTATTTTGTATTCTTATCGACGATGTCCTTATGCCATGCGCGCCCGCATGGCATTACATTACTCGGGTACTCAAGTAGAGCACAGAGAAATTGAATTAAGAAACAAGCCCAAATCAATGCTCTTAGTCTCCCCTAAAGGAACCGTTCCAGTTCTTTGTGTGGAGGATCTGGTTTTGGATGAAAGTTTAGACATCATGCACTGGGCTTTAGATCAATGTGACCCTCAGGGGTGGAGAAATGTTGATAAGTCAATTGCTCAAGATTGGATTGAGAAAAACGACGGACCGTTTAAGGTTCTTTTGGATCAATATAAATACCCAGAACGAAATCCTCAGCTCAATCAGGAAGAGATCCTGCAGAAAGTTTGCACCTTGATGCTGGAACCAATGGAGCATGCATTGAAGGCTAACAAATATCTGCTGGGAAACAAAATATCTTGGGTAGACATAGCTATTTTTCCATTCATTAGACAGTTTTCGATGGTTAATCCAATGCGCTTTGAGGAATTAAAACTACCTGCTATAAAAAAATGGCTAAGACAGCATTTGGATTCAGAGCTATTTGATGCTGTCATGCAGAAGTATCCCGTTTGGAGGGGTGAGATGGCACCCATTCATAGATAA
- a CDS encoding DUF3300 domain-containing protein: protein MTALSLPAVVPVTYAQNSGQTQGAKQSQAQLEALVAPIALYPDPLVSQILMASTYPLEVSEATNWLRSNGGLKGNALNNALQQQNWDPSVKSLVSFPPVLEMMGSQLNWTQNLGNAVLAQQSDTMSAIQALRAKAKASGALQSTPQQTVTTQGSGSSETIMIQPANPQVVYVPTYNPNVVYGAWPYPAYPPVSYYPPGYGVGTALLSFGVGMAVGAALWGGIHWGGGGWGGGWGGGNSLTINNNNFNNFNRNTNNNWNGNLRGNTSNWQADAQRRNANLGGGGNNLSRDAERDQLRQNLQRNGISGDERGSFGSRDGNRSGGDRSFGQNDRSGGDRYSGDRNYGSRDTGRQNNFRSDSSGFGDARGARFSGGGDRFGGGGARSGGEHFGGGGFRGRR, encoded by the coding sequence ATGACCGCCTTAAGTTTGCCAGCGGTTGTGCCAGTAACTTATGCACAAAATAGCGGTCAAACTCAGGGAGCCAAACAATCCCAGGCTCAATTGGAAGCCTTGGTAGCACCCATTGCCTTATACCCAGACCCGTTGGTTTCACAAATCTTGATGGCGTCCACTTACCCGCTCGAAGTTTCTGAAGCAACTAACTGGTTACGCTCTAATGGTGGCCTTAAAGGTAATGCATTAAACAATGCCCTACAACAACAAAACTGGGATCCTAGCGTTAAGTCTTTGGTATCTTTTCCACCTGTTCTAGAAATGATGGGTTCACAATTAAACTGGACTCAAAATTTAGGAAATGCTGTATTGGCCCAACAGTCCGATACGATGAGCGCAATTCAAGCATTGCGCGCTAAAGCTAAAGCTTCTGGCGCATTGCAATCAACTCCACAACAAACTGTAACAACTCAAGGTAGTGGCTCATCTGAAACCATCATGATTCAGCCCGCTAATCCACAAGTAGTTTATGTGCCTACCTACAATCCAAACGTAGTCTATGGCGCATGGCCATATCCTGCTTACCCACCCGTTTCCTACTATCCACCCGGATATGGAGTAGGTACAGCCCTTCTATCCTTTGGCGTTGGCATGGCAGTTGGTGCCGCACTTTGGGGTGGAATCCATTGGGGTGGTGGAGGTTGGGGAGGGGGATGGGGAGGTGGTAACTCACTCACCATCAACAACAATAACTTCAACAACTTTAATCGCAATACCAATAACAATTGGAACGGCAATCTTCGTGGCAATACCAGTAATTGGCAGGCAGATGCGCAACGCCGTAATGCCAATTTAGGTGGTGGCGGCAACAACTTAAGTCGTGATGCTGAACGAGACCAATTGCGCCAAAATTTACAACGTAATGGCATCAGTGGCGATGAGCGTGGCAGTTTTGGTAGTCGCGATGGCAATCGTAGTGGTGGCGATAGAAGCTTTGGGCAAAACGATCGCTCTGGTGGCGATCGATATAGCGGTGATCGCAATTATGGTAGCCGCGATACTGGAAGACAAAATAACTTTAGAAGTGACTCAAGTGGTTTTGGAGATGCCCGTGGTGCCAGATTTAGTGGCGGCGGCGACCGATTCGGTGGCGGCGGCGCCCGCTCTGGCGGTGAACACTTCGGCGGCGGCGGATTCCGCGGCAGACGTTAA
- a CDS encoding Rap1a/Tai family immunity protein — protein sequence MKKQILLMTLTTLALGFSTGSKAANMISTQELLQDCKGTNGTFITCEIYGQAVYDTYLVTRHPKSAPEFICVNQPAPTRKEIIQEYVNWADANSKYANEPAADTILRFLAGRFPCGKAAK from the coding sequence ATGAAAAAGCAGATTTTATTAATGACATTAACCACTTTGGCTCTAGGATTTTCAACTGGATCTAAAGCAGCAAACATGATCAGCACACAAGAACTATTGCAAGATTGCAAAGGAACTAACGGTACTTTTATTACCTGCGAGATTTATGGCCAAGCTGTTTATGACACTTACTTGGTGACCCGTCACCCTAAATCAGCTCCGGAGTTTATTTGCGTAAATCAACCAGCTCCAACACGCAAAGAAATTATTCAGGAATACGTTAACTGGGCGGATGCAAACTCCAAGTATGCTAATGAGCCAGCAGCAGACACTATTTTGCGATTCCTAGCCGGTCGATTCCCGTGCGGAAAAGCTGCTAAGTAA
- a CDS encoding DUF2256 domain-containing protein, translating to MKNSFKGNKSFLPTKICVTCKKEMTWRKSWAKNWESVKYCSDVCRNKKPS from the coding sequence ATGAAAAATTCATTTAAAGGTAATAAAAGTTTTTTACCCACTAAGATTTGCGTTACCTGTAAAAAAGAAATGACCTGGAGAAAGTCTTGGGCTAAAAACTGGGAATCTGTGAAATATTGTTCGGACGTCTGTAGAAATAAAAAACCTTCATAG
- a CDS encoding cryptochrome/photolyase family protein, which translates to MKHPERLVLILGDQLDLRSSALRDIDPQKDEIIMIESANEAQYVWSHQAKIALFLSAMRHFASELEKLGYPLTYVKNSPLSIVEVLKEQILRRNVKCLVCIEPGEWRLKQAIEALSKELGIYLEMLEDEHFYCSRNEFIEWAANKKEFRLEYFYRLMRKKHQILIDGDGEPEGGQWNFDQDNRKPYPKKGPGIIDAPVSFEVDHITQEVLDFVAKTYPNHPGSLRSFHWPVTRDQALKALEYFVEYRLRNFGIYQDAMWVDTPFGWHSILSSALNLKLLNPREVVEAVLVAWKKYSLDLSTVEGFIRQILGWREFVRGMYFLDMPKMAEDNHYQHKRPLPQWYWTGQTGMSCMRDAIGQTLKYGYAHHIQRLMVTGNFALLAEILPQAVCEWYLAIYVDAIEWVELPNTAGMALFANGGRFTSKPYIASGAYIKRMSNYCGSCKYKPEVRFGEEACPITTLYWNFLIKHRKQFESNPRTRLMTANLKKISDEDQEKISLHAKELLNDLDVL; encoded by the coding sequence ATGAAGCATCCTGAGCGCTTGGTTTTGATCTTGGGAGATCAGCTTGATTTGCGGTCTTCCGCTTTAAGAGATATTGATCCTCAAAAAGATGAAATCATTATGATTGAATCCGCTAATGAGGCTCAATATGTCTGGTCTCATCAAGCCAAAATCGCTTTATTTCTATCAGCTATGCGCCATTTTGCGAGTGAGCTAGAAAAACTTGGGTATCCGCTCACCTATGTGAAGAATTCTCCGCTGTCGATTGTGGAGGTGCTCAAAGAGCAAATTTTGCGCCGGAATGTAAAGTGCTTGGTTTGCATTGAGCCAGGAGAGTGGCGATTAAAGCAGGCGATTGAAGCCTTGTCAAAAGAGCTCGGCATTTATCTTGAGATGCTTGAAGATGAGCATTTTTATTGTTCACGTAATGAATTTATTGAATGGGCTGCGAATAAAAAAGAATTTAGGCTGGAATACTTTTATCGCTTAATGCGCAAGAAGCATCAGATTTTGATTGATGGTGATGGTGAGCCTGAGGGTGGACAATGGAACTTCGATCAAGATAATCGCAAGCCATACCCTAAAAAAGGGCCTGGCATCATTGATGCCCCAGTATCTTTTGAGGTCGATCATATTACTCAGGAAGTATTGGATTTTGTTGCCAAGACTTATCCGAACCACCCTGGATCACTTCGCTCCTTTCATTGGCCAGTGACTAGAGATCAAGCTCTCAAAGCGCTGGAATATTTTGTTGAATATCGCTTGAGAAACTTTGGGATATATCAAGATGCGATGTGGGTTGACACCCCATTTGGTTGGCACTCCATACTGTCAAGCGCTTTGAATCTGAAATTACTAAATCCCCGCGAGGTGGTAGAAGCTGTTTTAGTGGCATGGAAAAAATACTCTCTAGATCTTTCGACTGTAGAAGGATTTATTCGGCAGATATTGGGATGGCGTGAGTTTGTGCGGGGTATGTATTTCCTAGATATGCCCAAGATGGCAGAAGACAACCATTACCAGCATAAGCGCCCTTTACCCCAATGGTATTGGACTGGGCAAACGGGTATGTCCTGCATGCGGGATGCTATCGGCCAAACCTTGAAGTATGGTTATGCTCACCACATTCAGCGCTTAATGGTGACTGGTAATTTCGCGTTACTCGCAGAAATATTGCCGCAGGCCGTTTGCGAATGGTACCTAGCAATTTATGTAGATGCGATTGAATGGGTTGAGCTACCTAACACCGCAGGCATGGCCTTATTTGCCAATGGTGGAAGGTTTACCAGCAAGCCTTATATCGCTAGCGGTGCTTACATTAAACGCATGAGCAACTACTGTGGATCTTGCAAATATAAGCCCGAGGTTCGTTTTGGGGAAGAGGCATGCCCAATCACTACCTTATATTGGAATTTTCTGATTAAACATCGCAAGCAGTTTGAATCCAATCCAAGAACTCGATTAATGACGGCTAATTTAAAGAAAATTAGCGATGAAGATCAAGAAAAAATTTCCTTGCATGCAAAAGAACTTCTAAATGACCTTGATGTACTTTGA
- a CDS encoding TIGR03643 family protein — protein sequence MPKLNPKNLAEPDLSRLIEMAWEDRTPFDAIEKNFGLGEPQVIAIMRRELKRSTFELWRKRVTGRATKHIALRSDDVSRAYCPTQYKNK from the coding sequence GTGCCAAAGTTAAATCCTAAGAATCTCGCTGAACCTGATTTATCTCGCCTCATTGAGATGGCTTGGGAGGATCGGACACCATTTGATGCCATAGAGAAAAACTTTGGGTTGGGAGAGCCTCAAGTGATTGCAATCATGAGAAGAGAGCTCAAGCGCAGCACGTTTGAGTTGTGGCGCAAAAGAGTGACAGGAAGAGCGACCAAGCATATTGCTTTGCGAAGCGATGATGTATCGCGGGCTTATTGCCCAACCCAATACAAAAATAAATGA
- a CDS encoding HNH endonuclease signature motif containing protein, translating to MIGKIRQKMIALHQPLTQRASEWICPICDRPIPESQKDAHHLIPKSKGGKMTEYLHRICHRQIHALFTETELANQYHHAELLREHPEMRKFIRWVASKPDAFYEKTRKSSRVKLTK from the coding sequence ATGATCGGCAAAATTCGTCAAAAAATGATTGCCCTGCATCAGCCCCTCACTCAAAGGGCTAGTGAATGGATTTGCCCGATTTGTGATCGACCTATTCCCGAATCACAAAAGGATGCCCATCACCTGATCCCCAAGTCTAAGGGCGGGAAGATGACCGAATACCTTCACCGGATTTGCCATAGACAAATACATGCCCTATTTACCGAAACAGAGTTAGCCAACCAATACCATCACGCAGAATTACTAAGAGAGCATCCAGAGATGAGAAAATTTATTCGCTGGGTAGCCTCAAAACCAGATGCGTTTTATGAAAAAACCCGAAAGAGCTCTCGGGTGAAGTTAACTAAATGA
- a CDS encoding energy-coupling factor ABC transporter permease, translating to MIWLGLAVAIFLGALYFSPPRAFTKAPLAWLGPAAILFLAIAWNISPSLPGQPSGKFYGLIFHFYGASLLTAMFGPAIALSILFPVAFLGVYVIQGSYVEASQHYLMVCVLPTIFAYLSIQIIQRFIPKHLFVLIMGNGYVAAFVSVILSGVFLLLIQLAMGTTSQIDLEGWLLGLIIIAFMEGSLSGMLLAILLIFRPHWVSTYNEEAYMSR from the coding sequence ATGATTTGGCTTGGTTTAGCAGTAGCTATTTTTCTCGGGGCACTTTATTTCAGCCCCCCTCGTGCTTTTACAAAGGCACCCTTAGCTTGGCTTGGGCCAGCTGCCATCCTATTTCTGGCGATTGCCTGGAATATCTCACCCAGCCTGCCTGGACAGCCCTCTGGAAAGTTTTATGGCTTGATCTTTCATTTTTATGGAGCCTCCTTACTAACGGCCATGTTTGGGCCTGCCATTGCCCTCTCCATTCTCTTTCCGGTCGCCTTCCTGGGGGTTTATGTCATCCAGGGAAGCTATGTTGAGGCCTCTCAACATTACCTCATGGTGTGCGTTCTACCCACGATATTTGCCTATCTATCCATACAAATTATTCAGCGATTTATTCCAAAACATTTATTCGTACTAATTATGGGTAACGGATATGTGGCAGCTTTTGTAAGCGTTATATTGTCTGGAGTTTTTTTACTGCTGATTCAATTGGCCATGGGCACAACTAGCCAAATAGACCTTGAAGGATGGTTACTAGGTCTCATTATTATTGCCTTCATGGAAGGCTCATTATCAGGAATGCTCCTAGCAATTCTTTTGATATTTAGACCTCATTGGGTCTCCACTTATAACGAAGAAGCTTATATGAGTCGATAA
- a CDS encoding alpha/beta hydrolase has protein sequence MLPCIELETSPNPTAAVIWLHGLGADGNDFVPIVPELKLTGCPGIRFIFPSAPSMPVTVNGGYVMPAWYDIIGRNLMAQEDAAGIQKSAAAIVELIDREANRGISYDKIVLAGFSQGCAMALHIGLRFPHRLAGIIALSGYLPLAMLANTERHSANANTPIFMAHGTYDPVVTIDRAQVSYDLLEKMAYSVEWNEYPMEHSVNHEELADISRFLRQVLISS, from the coding sequence ATGCTCCCTTGCATTGAATTAGAAACCAGCCCAAACCCCACTGCAGCAGTCATCTGGTTACATGGCCTTGGTGCCGATGGCAATGATTTTGTGCCGATAGTTCCCGAGTTAAAGCTGACGGGATGCCCAGGAATTCGCTTCATATTCCCAAGCGCGCCAAGTATGCCGGTCACCGTTAATGGCGGTTACGTCATGCCTGCGTGGTATGACATCATTGGCCGCAATCTCATGGCACAAGAAGATGCAGCAGGCATCCAGAAATCAGCAGCAGCCATCGTGGAACTAATCGATAGAGAGGCTAATCGTGGAATTTCCTACGACAAAATTGTCTTAGCTGGGTTTTCACAAGGATGCGCAATGGCCCTGCACATAGGATTGCGCTTCCCTCACCGACTTGCCGGCATCATTGCCCTATCAGGCTATCTGCCACTTGCGATGCTAGCAAATACCGAAAGACATTCCGCGAATGCAAATACACCCATCTTCATGGCGCATGGCACTTATGATCCAGTAGTCACGATCGATCGCGCACAAGTATCTTATGACTTATTAGAAAAAATGGCTTACTCAGTAGAGTGGAATGAATACCCTATGGAGCATTCTGTAAATCACGAAGAACTTGCGGATATCTCTCGTTTTTTAAGACAAGTACTCATTTCAAGCTAA
- a CDS encoding sulfite exporter TauE/SafE family protein, with translation MFELLVSSILQSFHAHSFTFFVCAILSVFIVGVSKSGFGAGLGILSLPLMASQSSINEALAILLPLLIAIDLVGMRRFLRNADWRILKLITPPAILGLLLGMIFFTAITPKVLTLSIGIFTLLFLIQNLAMSHMDLKETKSYPWLGRVMGLTSGFTSFVAHIGGPPITVYMLREKLLPMVYTSTLGVFFTIINFGKLGPYAYLDLLNYKQFATSIILLPCVPAGVYSGFYIAKRISMKWYYRAVRFFLLVASIKLIADGLM, from the coding sequence ATGTTTGAATTACTTGTTTCTTCTATTCTTCAATCTTTTCACGCGCACTCATTCACTTTTTTTGTTTGCGCAATCCTGAGTGTCTTTATTGTTGGCGTTTCCAAAAGTGGATTCGGCGCTGGGCTTGGCATCCTCTCTCTTCCGTTAATGGCTAGTCAATCTAGTATTAATGAAGCATTGGCTATCTTATTGCCACTTTTAATTGCTATTGATTTGGTTGGGATGCGTCGATTCTTGCGGAATGCTGATTGGCGAATCCTGAAGCTCATTACTCCGCCCGCAATACTCGGTCTTTTATTGGGCATGATTTTCTTTACTGCTATTACACCCAAGGTATTAACTCTCTCAATCGGAATTTTTACCTTGCTATTTTTAATTCAGAATCTAGCCATGTCGCATATGGATTTGAAAGAAACTAAGTCTTATCCGTGGCTTGGGCGCGTAATGGGCTTAACTTCAGGATTTACCTCTTTTGTTGCCCATATTGGTGGGCCTCCTATTACGGTATATATGTTGAGAGAAAAATTGCTACCGATGGTCTATACCTCTACCTTGGGCGTGTTTTTCACCATAATTAATTTTGGAAAGCTTGGTCCTTATGCGTATCTGGACCTTTTAAATTACAAACAATTCGCAACTTCGATTATCTTGTTGCCTTGCGTTCCGGCTGGTGTTTACTCTGGATTTTATATAGCCAAAAGGATCTCAATGAAATGGTATTACCGAGCAGTAAGATTTTTCTTGCTAGTTGCCAGTATTAAATTAATTGCTGATGGACTAATGTAA